ACCTTTAACATGGTTATTTTTGATTGAATAAGATTGAATTTATCCAGATTATCTTTCAATTGATTTTGTATGGTATTAAATGAACTTTTGCCTTTTTTATATGCTTTAAAATATTGTAAGGCATTTTCTTTTGGTGATAATGATTGATTTAACGATATTTTTATTTTTTCTTCTTTATAATTTAAGAGGTCTATTTCTTTAAGTCCTTTTTGTATTTTGTTAATATTTAATAAAATTAACTCACCTTTTTCCCGTTCATTTTCAATGTTTTCAATTAGTTTGATTTGTTGTTTTAAAGATTCTATTCTTTTTTCTAAAACAATTAACTCTTTTTTATATTTTTCAATAAGTAATTCTTTTATATTGGTTTCTTTAATTTGATTGCTGAGCGATTCGTAGTAATTTTCAAGAAATTCAGAATAAGATGTGTGACTGGCGTTATTGTATTCTTCTTTTAGGCCCATTATTTTTTTATCAGACATTTTATTGCTTTCATGTATTTCTTTAGCTTTTAAAAAGATTTCACCCGTTGTTTCTTTTATTTTTGGTCTTCTGTAATAAGCATCTAGTATTTTAAAGTTTTGGTTTGTAGCTATTATATTTGGAGAAGATGGCCACAATTTAATAAATAAGATAATTATGTCCTTTTTTAAAATCTCAAGAGAAATGATTCTTTCATTTTTCATTTGGAAAGCTTTTATAATTTTTCCATTTTGAATTTTTGATTTTAAGAATTCAGAAAACCTTAATTTTAAGGTATTCTTTTTGAATTTTTTTTTTGTTATATGGAATCTAGTAGTGCTTGGATTTAAAGAGATTAATATTTTTAATTTTTTATTTTCAATTTTATTGTAAATCTCTAAAATCAAACTTTTATAATCCGGTTGTATTATTTTTTTAATTAAAGAGTTTGTGAAAGGGATTTCTTTAATCAAAGTATTTATTTCAACGTAATTCAAAGACATTTTTACAAATCCTAATTCTTTAAAGGTGTTTATACCCAAACTTTAAATTTTTATTTTATGTATTAAACTATTACTATTAATAATAGTTTATTTGCATGATATGTAGTATTATAGAAATAAAGTTTATTGACAATAAATAGTTTAAATGTAGTTTTGTTAATAGCTTAAGCTTAATAATAAGAGTTCATAGAATGATAAAAACAATACTTTTGTTGGTTTTGTATCCTGTTGCTGTGTTTGCTCAAATATCTGCAAATCAATACTTTGAAGGGATTTAT
This portion of the Borreliella afzelii genome encodes:
- a CDS encoding NFACT RNA binding domain-containing protein → MSLNYVEINTLIKEIPFTNSLIKKIIQPDYKSLILEIYNKIENKKLKILISLNPSTTRFHITKKKFKKNTLKLRFSEFLKSKIQNGKIIKAFQMKNERIISLEILKKDIIILFIKLWPSSPNIIATNQNFKILDAYYRRPKIKETTGEIFLKAKEIHESNKMSDKKIMGLKEEYNNASHTSYSEFLENYYESLSNQIKETNIKELLIEKYKKELIVLEKRIESLKQQIKLIENIENEREKGELILLNINKIQKGLKEIDLLNYKEEKIKISLNQSLSPKENALQYFKAYKKGKSSFNTIQNQLKDNLDKFNLIQSKITMLKVENFIPKEEYNQEETAIKKKEKTSKIGLHFTSYGFEIIIGRNAKENDELLRHCVKGNDYWLHTRDYPGAYVFIKSQKNKTPCLDVLLAAGNLCVFYTKLAKKSGKADLYYTQVKNLRRVKNGKLGLVIPKAEKNLHIKLDENLIKKIKNQT